Proteins encoded together in one Venturia canescens isolate UGA chromosome 10, ASM1945775v1, whole genome shotgun sequence window:
- the LOC122417047 gene encoding uncharacterized protein isoform X1 produces MCVYMRAVRVVYFLEIKRTNAYILYIFFIHHLQLIIMAQCTAIQVAEWIVMFHQHRVLCRSPLQSIHCPQHSEFFVEDLVDKTFFICGIVQKTLMPHRCWKLKETYRSQFKELAQQFGIQEVSCNVIPNKGLFVLISKQSKTDPIPDSLSYQPPLAIAFKEMTNVSNENVITILPAVSEAKSTQKETLGDEISSIGQRVNRLEVTNNESYCSSFETKSSAQEVDSTTCDQKFTKYVLPAGPASYRIKARCRDFLYMSKSCTAFKSELRKYLLKSGCKIVDDNFQEVLLFNPDKIIAALFEVISGPKTSEIETFFADCFARPSVRPEFRKCCFNCLKSDHYRRSCLLPPRPYRYCFNCGKRDVSLRNCPTCAVWFFSVNQYRVPPNETFDPAIALIHYFQWSELN; encoded by the exons ATGTGCGTATATATGCGAGCAGTGCGTGTTGTGTactttttggaaataaaacgaacgaacgcatatatattatatatattcttcATTCATCATCTCCAG TTAATTATAATGGCTCAGTGCACTGCCATCCAAGTAGCAGAGTGGATTGTGATGTTCCACCAACATCGCGTGTTGTGCCGAAGCCCATTGCAAAGCATACACTGCCCACAACACTCTGAATTCTTTGTCGAGGACTTGGTtgacaaaactttttttatttgtggAATTGTTCAAAAAACATTGATGCCACATCGCTGTTGGAAACTTAAAGAAACGTATCGCTCCCAGTTTAAAGAACTCGCACAACAA TTCGGCATACAGGAAGTGTCTTGCAATGTCATCCCTAACAAAGGCCTTTTCGTGCTCATTTCAAAGCAAAGCAAAACGGATCCAATTCCCGATTCT CTTTCATACCAACCACCGTTAGCAATAGCGTTCAAAGAGATGACGAATGTTTCCAATGAAAATGTTATCACGATTCTGCCTGCTGTGTCAGAAGCCAAGTCG ACCCAGAAAGAAACTCTCGGGGACGAGATTTCCTCCATTGGGCAGCGTGTCAACCGGTTGGAGGTGACGAACAACGAGTCATATTGTTCCTCATTCGAGACAAAATCTTCGGCCCAAGAAGTTGATTCGACGACTTGCGAtcagaaattcacaaaatatgTACTGCCCGCA GGCCCTGCATCATATCGAATAAAAGCGAGGTGCCGTGACTTCTTGTACATGAGCAAGAGCTGTACG GCTTTCAAGTCGGAGCTCCGAAAATATCTCCTCAAAAGCGGGTGCAAAATTGTCGATGACAATTTTCAGGAAGTTTTGCTGTTCAACCCTGACAAGATCATTGCTGCTTTGTtc GAAGTGATCAGTGGCCCTAAAACTTCGGAAATAGAAACGTTCTTTGCCGATTGCTTTGCTCGGCCAAGTGTTCGACCGGAATTTCGGAAATGCTGCTTCAACTGTTTAAAATCAGATCACTACAGACGCAGCTGTCTGTTACCACCTCGTCCATATCGATACTGTTTTAATTGCGGCAAAAGAGATGTTTCACTTCGGAATTGTCCTACTTGCGCTGTGTGGTTTTTCTCCGTCAACCAATACCGTGTTCCTCCGAACGAAACTTTCGATCCAGCCATCGCGCTGATTCACTACTTTCAATGGTCCGAATTGAATTAG
- the LOC122417047 gene encoding uncharacterized protein isoform X2: MAQCTAIQVAEWIVMFHQHRVLCRSPLQSIHCPQHSEFFVEDLVDKTFFICGIVQKTLMPHRCWKLKETYRSQFKELAQQFGIQEVSCNVIPNKGLFVLISKQSKTDPIPDSLSYQPPLAIAFKEMTNVSNENVITILPAVSEAKSTQKETLGDEISSIGQRVNRLEVTNNESYCSSFETKSSAQEVDSTTCDQKFTKYVLPAGPASYRIKARCRDFLYMSKSCTAFKSELRKYLLKSGCKIVDDNFQEVLLFNPDKIIAALFEVISGPKTSEIETFFADCFARPSVRPEFRKCCFNCLKSDHYRRSCLLPPRPYRYCFNCGKRDVSLRNCPTCAVWFFSVNQYRVPPNETFDPAIALIHYFQWSELN; this comes from the exons ATGGCTCAGTGCACTGCCATCCAAGTAGCAGAGTGGATTGTGATGTTCCACCAACATCGCGTGTTGTGCCGAAGCCCATTGCAAAGCATACACTGCCCACAACACTCTGAATTCTTTGTCGAGGACTTGGTtgacaaaactttttttatttgtggAATTGTTCAAAAAACATTGATGCCACATCGCTGTTGGAAACTTAAAGAAACGTATCGCTCCCAGTTTAAAGAACTCGCACAACAA TTCGGCATACAGGAAGTGTCTTGCAATGTCATCCCTAACAAAGGCCTTTTCGTGCTCATTTCAAAGCAAAGCAAAACGGATCCAATTCCCGATTCT CTTTCATACCAACCACCGTTAGCAATAGCGTTCAAAGAGATGACGAATGTTTCCAATGAAAATGTTATCACGATTCTGCCTGCTGTGTCAGAAGCCAAGTCG ACCCAGAAAGAAACTCTCGGGGACGAGATTTCCTCCATTGGGCAGCGTGTCAACCGGTTGGAGGTGACGAACAACGAGTCATATTGTTCCTCATTCGAGACAAAATCTTCGGCCCAAGAAGTTGATTCGACGACTTGCGAtcagaaattcacaaaatatgTACTGCCCGCA GGCCCTGCATCATATCGAATAAAAGCGAGGTGCCGTGACTTCTTGTACATGAGCAAGAGCTGTACG GCTTTCAAGTCGGAGCTCCGAAAATATCTCCTCAAAAGCGGGTGCAAAATTGTCGATGACAATTTTCAGGAAGTTTTGCTGTTCAACCCTGACAAGATCATTGCTGCTTTGTtc GAAGTGATCAGTGGCCCTAAAACTTCGGAAATAGAAACGTTCTTTGCCGATTGCTTTGCTCGGCCAAGTGTTCGACCGGAATTTCGGAAATGCTGCTTCAACTGTTTAAAATCAGATCACTACAGACGCAGCTGTCTGTTACCACCTCGTCCATATCGATACTGTTTTAATTGCGGCAAAAGAGATGTTTCACTTCGGAATTGTCCTACTTGCGCTGTGTGGTTTTTCTCCGTCAACCAATACCGTGTTCCTCCGAACGAAACTTTCGATCCAGCCATCGCGCTGATTCACTACTTTCAATGGTCCGAATTGAATTAG